Proteins encoded together in one Kutzneria kofuensis window:
- the thiE gene encoding thiamine phosphate synthase, with translation MPGLDGEQIRKRLADARLYLCTDARTGTGDLAEFADAALAGGVDIVQLRDKGMEARFELAALEVLAEACARHGALLAVNDRADVAVAAGADVLHLGQDDLPVPLARRIAGDDIAIGRSTHDVAQADAAAVEAGVDYFCTGPCWPTPTKPSRPAPGLDLVRHVKSERPWFAIGGIDLPRLDEVLAAGARRIVVVRAITAAEDPRAAAEALKARLLSAT, from the coding sequence GTGCCAGGACTGGATGGAGAACAGATCAGGAAGCGGCTCGCCGACGCACGGCTCTACCTGTGCACCGACGCCCGCACCGGGACCGGCGATCTCGCCGAGTTCGCCGACGCCGCCCTCGCCGGCGGCGTCGACATCGTGCAGCTGCGGGACAAGGGCATGGAGGCTCGGTTCGAGCTCGCCGCCCTGGAGGTGCTCGCCGAGGCCTGCGCCCGCCACGGCGCGTTGCTCGCCGTCAACGACCGGGCCGACGTGGCCGTGGCCGCCGGGGCCGACGTGCTGCACCTCGGCCAGGACGACCTGCCCGTGCCGCTGGCCCGCCGCATCGCCGGCGACGACATCGCCATCGGCCGGTCCACCCACGACGTCGCGCAGGCCGACGCCGCCGCGGTGGAGGCGGGCGTGGACTACTTCTGCACCGGCCCGTGCTGGCCGACGCCGACCAAGCCCAGCCGGCCGGCGCCGGGGCTGGATCTGGTGCGCCACGTGAAGTCGGAACGGCCCTGGTTCGCCATCGGCGGCATCGACCTGCCCCGGCTGGACGAGGTGCTGGCGGCCGGTGCGCGGCGGATCGTGGTCGTCCGGGCCATCACGGCCGCCGAGGACCCACGGGCCGCGGCTGAGGCCTTGAAGGCTCGCCTGCTTTCCGCCACGTGA
- a CDS encoding S1 family peptidase, whose translation MSPARAIGLFARQDRADAQVATLRTLLGPIFAGSWFDAAADQAVVAVTDVTFVPRVRAAGVEARVVTRTDAQLSAVADGLRHKPVPAGVVGWYVDLPTDQVVVQVLDRSPATEAFVATAGAAAREETVAARPRPLYAVRGGDAWYGSNFRCSVGFSATDASGAKHFVTAGHCTAGGGTASGYNQVSLGRINGSHFGSGGDYGRVDVTSGQWTLSGTVADGGGAVAVKGSAEAAVGAAVCRSGSTTGWHCGTIQAKNQTVVYAEGTVTGLTKTNVCAEPGDSGGAWISGNQAQGVTSGGSGDCTHGGTTYFSPVNPALSAYGLRLVTS comes from the coding sequence TTGTCACCCGCACGGGCGATAGGTCTGTTCGCCCGGCAGGATCGCGCCGATGCCCAGGTCGCAACCCTGCGCACACTGCTCGGGCCGATCTTCGCCGGCTCCTGGTTCGACGCGGCGGCCGACCAGGCCGTGGTCGCGGTGACTGACGTCACATTTGTGCCGCGGGTGCGCGCGGCGGGCGTTGAGGCAAGGGTTGTCACCCGTACGGACGCGCAGCTGAGCGCCGTCGCCGACGGACTGCGGCACAAGCCGGTGCCCGCGGGGGTCGTCGGGTGGTACGTCGACCTGCCGACCGATCAGGTCGTGGTTCAGGTCCTGGACCGTTCGCCGGCCACCGAGGCCTTCGTGGCGACGGCCGGCGCGGCCGCCCGCGAGGAGACCGTGGCCGCCCGGCCGCGGCCGCTGTACGCCGTTCGCGGCGGTGACGCGTGGTACGGATCGAACTTCCGGTGCTCGGTCGGATTCAGCGCGACCGACGCTTCCGGCGCCAAGCACTTCGTCACCGCCGGGCACTGCACGGCCGGCGGCGGTACTGCATCCGGGTACAACCAAGTTTCACTCGGTCGGATCAACGGCAGCCACTTCGGCTCCGGCGGCGACTACGGCCGGGTCGACGTCACCAGCGGCCAGTGGACGCTGTCCGGCACCGTGGCCGACGGCGGCGGCGCCGTGGCGGTCAAGGGCTCCGCCGAGGCGGCCGTCGGCGCGGCGGTCTGCCGCTCCGGCTCCACCACCGGCTGGCACTGCGGCACCATCCAGGCCAAGAACCAGACCGTGGTCTACGCCGAGGGCACGGTCACCGGCCTGACCAAGACCAACGTCTGCGCCGAGCCCGGCGACTCCGGTGGCGCCTGGATCAGCGGCAACCAGGCCCAGGGCGTCACCTCCGGCGGCTCCGGCGACTGCACGCACGGCGGCACCACGTACTTCAGCCCGGTGAACCCGGCGCTGAGCGCCTACGGACTACGGCTCGTCACGAGCTGA